The following proteins are encoded in a genomic region of Pseudomonas saponiphila:
- a CDS encoding MFS transporter, whose protein sequence is MNTTSVTAAIDHAPQPARSTSNHADIGTLLDHGPFTGMQKLVVLLAALSIVMDGFDGQLIGFAIPLMIKEWGITREAFAPAVAAGLIGMGIGSACAGLFADRFGRRMAVIASVFVFGAATCAIGLAPNALAVAVLRFIAGLGIGGALPSATTVTAEFTPARRRTLAVTATIVCVPLGGMLAGLFASQVLPLYGWRTLFFIGGSLPMVLGLVLLATLPESPRFLARRPQRWVELNALLGRMGRPMAPGVSYSDALEQQSEKQGGFRALFARGYGRDTLALWVAFFMCLTAVYSAFSWLPTMLLAEGLELAVAGSGLTAYNLGGVIGALVCALAITRWGSFWPLLICCAGGAASAFALQGVDIHQHTGLLIFGFGVHGLFVNAVQSTMYALCAFIYPTGVRATGTASALAFGRLGAILSAFAGALVITRGGAVGYLTLLGSVMLMALLALLIVRRHIPRRLPGQAATQSLKRPVNQEVR, encoded by the coding sequence ATGAACACGACTTCGGTTACAGCAGCGATCGATCATGCGCCCCAACCGGCGCGTTCGACTTCCAACCACGCCGATATCGGCACCTTGCTCGACCATGGCCCCTTCACCGGCATGCAGAAGCTGGTGGTGCTCCTGGCCGCGCTGTCCATCGTCATGGACGGCTTTGACGGCCAACTGATCGGGTTCGCCATTCCGCTGATGATCAAGGAGTGGGGCATCACCCGCGAGGCGTTCGCCCCGGCGGTGGCGGCCGGGCTCATCGGCATGGGCATCGGCAGCGCTTGTGCCGGGCTGTTCGCCGACCGTTTCGGCCGGCGCATGGCGGTCATCGCCAGCGTGTTCGTGTTCGGCGCGGCCACCTGCGCCATTGGCCTGGCGCCCAATGCGCTGGCGGTGGCGGTGCTGCGCTTTATCGCCGGGCTGGGCATCGGTGGCGCGCTGCCCAGCGCGACCACGGTGACCGCTGAATTCACCCCGGCGCGGCGGCGCACCCTGGCGGTGACCGCGACCATTGTCTGCGTGCCCCTGGGCGGAATGCTGGCGGGGTTGTTCGCGTCCCAGGTGTTGCCGCTGTATGGCTGGCGCACCCTGTTCTTCATCGGTGGCAGCCTGCCCATGGTGCTGGGGCTGGTGTTGCTGGCGACGTTGCCGGAGTCGCCGCGTTTTCTGGCGCGTCGACCGCAGCGCTGGGTCGAGTTGAACGCCTTGCTGGGGCGCATGGGACGGCCCATGGCCCCAGGGGTGAGCTACAGCGATGCCCTGGAGCAGCAGAGCGAGAAGCAGGGCGGTTTCCGCGCCTTGTTCGCCCGGGGCTACGGTCGCGACACCCTGGCCCTCTGGGTGGCCTTCTTCATGTGCCTGACCGCGGTCTACAGCGCCTTCAGCTGGCTGCCGACCATGCTCCTGGCCGAGGGCCTGGAGCTGGCGGTGGCCGGGTCCGGGTTGACCGCCTACAACCTCGGCGGGGTCATCGGCGCGCTGGTCTGTGCGCTGGCCATCACCCGTTGGGGCTCGTTCTGGCCGTTGCTGATCTGCTGTGCCGGCGGCGCGGCCAGCGCCTTTGCGTTGCAGGGGGTGGATATCCATCAGCACACCGGTTTGCTGATCTTCGGCTTCGGCGTGCACGGCCTGTTCGTCAATGCGGTGCAGTCCACCATGTACGCGCTGTGCGCCTTCATCTACCCCACCGGCGTGCGCGCCACCGGCACCGCTTCGGCCCTGGCCTTCGGGCGCCTGGGGGCAATTCTCAGTGCTTTCGCCGGCGCCCTGGTGATCACCCGCGGCGGCGCCGTGGGCTACCTGACGCTACTGGGCTCGGTGATGCTCATGGCCTTGCTCGCGCTGCTGATCGTGCGCCGGCACATCCCCCGGCGCCTGCCGGGCCAGGCAGCAACGCAGTCCTTGAAACGGCCAGTCAATCAGGAGGTTCGATGA
- a CDS encoding ketopantoate reductase family protein — MNITILGAGAMGSLFGGLLAESGQQVTLLDINDAHLAAIQRDGLLLATDHGERRIRGLNACRPEQASGHPELLLVFTKTLHTDSALRSVAGHIAGHTRVLTLQNGLGNAEALSRHVAPQQVLIGMTNWPADLLGPGQVHSHGQGMVRVLALDEAERQASAEVAAVLDAAGLNCAVDPEVWTSIWKKVAFNAALNSLCAATGCTVGQLGAAPEGVALARAIVMEVVAVAGSQGIVLDAQRCLDSVAFAMDNHRGHKPSMLQDVLAGRPTEIGAINGQVVARAREAGVAVPHTETLLGLLRLIEQRAAV; from the coding sequence ATGAACATCACCATTCTCGGCGCGGGCGCCATGGGTTCGCTGTTTGGCGGCCTGCTGGCGGAAAGCGGGCAGCAGGTGACGCTGCTGGACATCAATGACGCGCATCTGGCGGCCATCCAGCGCGACGGCCTGTTGCTGGCCACCGACCACGGTGAGCGGCGCATCAGGGGGCTGAACGCCTGTCGCCCGGAACAGGCCAGCGGGCACCCGGAGCTGTTGCTGGTGTTCACCAAGACCCTGCACACCGACAGCGCCTTGCGCAGCGTGGCCGGGCATATCGCCGGGCACACCCGGGTGCTGACCCTGCAGAACGGCCTGGGCAACGCCGAGGCCCTGTCGCGGCATGTGGCCCCGCAGCAGGTGTTGATCGGCATGACCAACTGGCCGGCCGATCTGCTCGGCCCGGGGCAGGTCCATTCCCATGGCCAGGGCATGGTCCGGGTGCTGGCCCTCGACGAGGCCGAGCGCCAGGCCAGCGCTGAAGTGGCGGCGGTGCTGGACGCGGCCGGGCTCAACTGCGCGGTAGACCCCGAGGTCTGGACCTCGATCTGGAAGAAGGTCGCCTTCAACGCGGCGCTGAACAGCCTGTGCGCGGCCACCGGCTGCACCGTGGGTCAGTTGGGCGCGGCGCCGGAAGGCGTGGCGCTGGCCCGGGCCATCGTCATGGAGGTGGTGGCTGTGGCTGGCTCCCAGGGGATAGTGCTGGATGCCCAGCGCTGCCTGGACAGCGTGGCCTTTGCCATGGACAACCATCGCGGCCACAAGCCCTCGATGCTGCAGGACGTGCTGGCCGGACGGCCCACGGAGATCGGCGCGATCAATGGCCAGGTCGTGGCCCGGGCGCGGGAGGCGGGGGTGGCGGTGCCCCATACCGAAACCCTGCTTGGCCTGCTGCGGCTGATCGAACAACGCGCTGCCGTGTAG
- a CDS encoding aldehyde dehydrogenase family protein has product MSETNAVYRDLHLQPIAGQWRAGAAGKTLAVTNPFDGALLLEVAQANRSDLDAAYAKAAQVQPEWAALGPSQRAAVLHRAVAIFDRRQEEIVDWIIRESGSTRIKALAEWGAARAITLESASFPARVHGRIVESDVPGKESRVYRSALGVVGVISPWNFPLHLTQRSIAPALALGNAVVVKPASDTPVCGGLLLARIFEEAGLPAGLFSVVVGAGSEIGDAFVEHPVPALITFTGSTPVGRGIGRIASGGEHLKHVALELGGNSPFVVLDDVDLEQAVNAAVFGKFLHQGQICMAINRIIVDERLYEAFAQRFVARVKQLKVGDPQALDTVIGPVINTRQLQGLQDKIALAREQGAEPLYEGGVNGNLLAPHVYGEVRADMDLARHEIFGPLVGLLRARDEAHALELANASEFGLSSAVFTGSLERGVNFARQVRAGMTHINDVPVNDEANAPFGGEKNSGLGRFNGDWAIDEFTRDHWISVQHRPRQYPF; this is encoded by the coding sequence ATGAGTGAAACCAACGCGGTCTATCGCGACCTGCATCTGCAACCCATCGCCGGGCAGTGGCGTGCCGGAGCCGCCGGCAAGACCCTGGCGGTGACCAATCCGTTCGATGGCGCGCTGTTGCTGGAAGTGGCCCAGGCCAACCGCAGCGACCTGGATGCGGCTTATGCCAAGGCCGCCCAGGTGCAGCCGGAGTGGGCGGCCCTGGGGCCGTCGCAGCGGGCGGCGGTGCTGCACCGGGCGGTGGCGATTTTCGATCGGCGCCAGGAGGAAATCGTCGACTGGATCATCCGCGAATCCGGCAGCACGCGGATCAAGGCCCTGGCCGAGTGGGGCGCGGCGCGGGCCATTACCCTGGAGTCGGCGTCGTTCCCGGCGCGGGTTCACGGGCGGATTGTCGAGTCCGATGTGCCGGGCAAGGAAAGCCGGGTCTACCGCAGTGCCCTGGGGGTGGTGGGGGTGATCAGCCCGTGGAACTTTCCGCTGCACCTGACCCAGCGTTCCATCGCCCCGGCCCTGGCCCTGGGCAACGCGGTGGTGGTCAAGCCGGCCAGCGATACCCCGGTGTGCGGCGGCCTGTTGCTGGCCAGGATCTTCGAGGAAGCGGGGTTGCCCGCGGGGCTGTTCAGCGTGGTGGTGGGGGCCGGCAGCGAGATCGGCGATGCCTTTGTCGAGCACCCGGTGCCGGCGTTGATCACCTTCACCGGCTCGACCCCGGTGGGGCGCGGTATCGGCCGTATCGCCAGTGGTGGCGAGCATCTCAAGCACGTGGCCCTGGAGCTGGGGGGCAACAGCCCGTTCGTGGTGCTCGACGATGTCGACCTGGAGCAGGCGGTGAATGCCGCGGTGTTTGGCAAGTTCCTGCACCAGGGGCAGATCTGCATGGCGATCAACCGGATCATCGTCGACGAGCGCCTCTACGAGGCCTTTGCCCAGCGCTTCGTGGCCCGGGTCAAGCAGCTCAAGGTGGGCGATCCGCAAGCGTTGGATACGGTGATCGGCCCGGTGATCAACACCCGTCAGTTGCAGGGCCTGCAGGACAAGATCGCCCTGGCCCGCGAGCAGGGCGCCGAGCCGCTGTACGAGGGCGGGGTGAACGGCAATCTGCTGGCGCCCCATGTCTACGGCGAGGTGCGGGCCGACATGGACCTGGCACGCCATGAAATCTTCGGCCCGCTGGTGGGGCTGCTGCGCGCCCGGGACGAAGCCCACGCCCTGGAGCTGGCCAATGCCAGCGAGTTCGGCCTGTCCAGCGCGGTGTTCACTGGCAGCCTGGAGCGCGGAGTGAACTTCGCCCGCCAGGTGCGCGCGGGCATGACCCACATCAACGATGTGCCGGTGAACGATGAGGCCAACGCGCCTTTCGGCGGCGAGAAGAACTCCGGGCTGGGGCGCTTCAACGGCGACTGGGCGATCGACGAGTTCACCCGCGACCACTGGATCAGCGTGCAACACCGGCCGCGTCAGTATCCCTTCTGA
- a CDS encoding OprD family porin, protein MNSRHPMLCRSLVGACVSVALCAPSWAGDDSGFFEGSRTDLLLRNYYFNRDFRDHDGPKGQIEEWAQGFILKFSSGYTPGTVGVGLDAIGLFGLKLDSSRQVSGSELLPVHDDGRAADNFGRAGVALKARISATEFKLGELLPDLPLLRYDDGRLLPQTFRGAMLVSREIDGLGLQAGQYRAVSLRNSSDMQDLAAWAAPGVKSDGFNYVGADYRFNQQRTLLGLWHAQLQDIYRQSYFNLQHKQPLGDWVLGGNLGYFIDRDDGSARIGRVDSHTAYALFSAARAGHTLYLGLQKVSGDSPWMSVYGSSGRTLGNDMFNGNFSNAGERSWQLRYDYDFAAAGVPGLLAMVRYGRGDNATTKVGKDGHEWERDSEIGYTLQSGSLKNLSLRLNNATTRRSFNRDFDQTRLIVSYPLSL, encoded by the coding sequence ATGAACAGTCGTCATCCGATGCTCTGCCGCTCCCTGGTTGGGGCTTGTGTGTCCGTGGCCCTGTGTGCCCCCTCCTGGGCTGGCGACGACAGCGGTTTCTTCGAGGGCAGCAGGACCGACCTGCTGCTGCGTAACTATTACTTCAACCGGGATTTTCGCGACCACGACGGGCCCAAGGGGCAAATCGAGGAGTGGGCCCAGGGCTTCATCCTCAAGTTCAGTTCCGGCTACACCCCGGGCACTGTGGGTGTTGGCCTGGATGCCATCGGCCTGTTCGGCCTCAAGCTCGACAGCAGCCGCCAGGTCAGCGGTTCGGAGTTGCTGCCGGTGCATGACGACGGTCGCGCGGCGGACAATTTCGGCCGGGCCGGGGTGGCGTTGAAGGCGCGGATTTCCGCCACCGAATTCAAGCTCGGCGAACTGCTGCCGGATTTGCCGCTGCTGCGTTATGACGATGGCCGCCTGCTGCCGCAGACATTTCGCGGGGCCATGCTGGTGTCCCGCGAGATCGACGGCCTGGGCCTGCAGGCCGGGCAGTACCGGGCCGTGAGCCTGCGCAACTCGTCGGACATGCAGGACCTTGCGGCCTGGGCCGCGCCGGGGGTGAAGTCCGATGGCTTCAACTACGTGGGCGCCGACTACCGCTTCAACCAGCAACGCACTCTGCTCGGGCTCTGGCATGCGCAACTGCAGGACATCTACCGCCAGAGCTATTTCAACCTGCAGCACAAGCAGCCGCTGGGCGACTGGGTGCTGGGGGGCAACCTGGGCTACTTCATCGACCGCGACGATGGCAGCGCGCGCATCGGCCGGGTCGACAGCCACACCGCCTATGCTCTGTTTTCCGCCGCGCGGGCCGGGCACACGCTGTACCTGGGGTTGCAGAAGGTCAGCGGCGACAGCCCCTGGATGTCGGTCTACGGCAGCAGCGGCCGGACCCTGGGCAACGATATGTTCAACGGTAACTTCAGCAACGCCGGCGAGCGTTCCTGGCAGCTGCGCTACGACTATGATTTTGCCGCTGCCGGGGTTCCCGGACTGCTGGCCATGGTGCGTTACGGGCGTGGCGACAACGCCACCACCAAGGTCGGCAAGGATGGCCATGAGTGGGAGCGCGATAGCGAGATCGGCTACACGCTGCAGAGCGGCAGCCTGAAGAACCTCAGCCTGCGGCTGAACAACGCCACCACCCGGCGCAGCTTCAACCGCGACTTCGACCAGACCCGGCTGATCGTCAGCTACCCGCTGTCGCTGTGA
- a CDS encoding GntR family transcriptional regulator yields the protein MSKPGQTVLIALRKMIASGELAAGERLMEVPTAERFGVSRMPVRMAFRTLEQEGLLVRFGGRGFQVRSVSAQDIAGAVEVRGVLEGLAARQTAERGLSAEGRAMLERCLVEGDALFDKGYVNEEDLEVYHDLNMRFHQVIVAGSGNPAIADALARNDHLPFASVTALAVDRQDMAREYRRFNYAHMQHHSVFDALVNGQGARAEALMREHANATLRYAEIFGSAVADERMKLILPAP from the coding sequence ATGAGCAAACCCGGTCAAACGGTGCTGATCGCGCTGCGCAAGATGATCGCCTCGGGCGAGCTGGCGGCAGGCGAGCGCTTGATGGAAGTGCCGACCGCCGAACGCTTCGGGGTGTCGCGCATGCCGGTGCGCATGGCCTTTCGCACCCTGGAGCAGGAAGGCCTGCTGGTGCGTTTCGGCGGTCGCGGTTTTCAGGTGCGTTCGGTCAGCGCCCAGGACATTGCCGGGGCGGTGGAGGTGCGCGGGGTGCTGGAAGGCCTGGCGGCGCGCCAGACCGCCGAACGCGGGCTGTCGGCCGAGGGTCGGGCGATGCTCGAACGTTGCCTGGTCGAGGGCGATGCGCTGTTCGACAAGGGCTATGTCAACGAAGAAGACCTTGAGGTCTATCACGACCTCAACATGCGTTTTCACCAGGTGATCGTGGCAGGCAGCGGCAACCCGGCGATCGCCGATGCCCTGGCGCGCAACGACCATCTGCCGTTCGCCTCGGTCACCGCCCTGGCGGTGGACCGCCAGGACATGGCCCGGGAATACCGGCGCTTCAACTACGCCCACATGCAGCATCATTCGGTGTTCGACGCCCTGGTCAACGGCCAGGGCGCGCGGGCTGAAGCGCTGATGCGCGAGCATGCCAACGCCACCTTGCGCTACGCCGAGATCTTCGGCTCGGCAGTGGCCGATGAGCGCATGAAGCTGATCCTGCCCGCGCCGTGA
- a CDS encoding PDR/VanB family oxidoreductase, with protein MIDVLVVARHSEALDICSFELAAADASPLPAFSAGAHIDVHLANGLVRQYSLCNHPEERHRYLIGVLKDPASRGGSSSLHQELEVGARLRISEPRNLFALAPGARRSLLFAGGIGITPILSMAEQLAHNGADFQLHYCARSAERAAFVPRLQQSPFAERVSLHFDQQPETALDIAHALAAPADDLHLYVCGPGGFMQHVLDSARALGWKEQCLHREYFSAAPVDHGSDGSFAVKLASSGQVFQVPADRSVIQVLQDQGIEVAISCEQGICGTCLTRVLEGVPEHRDLFLTEEEQACNDQFTPCCSRAKTPLLVLDL; from the coding sequence ATGATCGACGTACTGGTGGTCGCGCGCCACAGCGAAGCCCTGGACATCTGCAGCTTCGAACTGGCCGCGGCCGACGCAAGCCCCCTGCCCGCCTTCAGTGCCGGCGCCCATATCGACGTGCACCTGGCCAACGGCCTGGTGCGCCAATATTCACTGTGCAATCACCCCGAGGAACGCCACCGCTACCTGATCGGCGTGCTCAAGGATCCTGCCTCGCGAGGCGGCTCAAGCAGCCTGCACCAAGAGCTGGAAGTGGGCGCGCGCCTACGCATCAGCGAGCCGCGCAACCTGTTCGCCCTGGCCCCCGGCGCGCGGCGCAGCCTGCTGTTCGCCGGCGGCATCGGCATCACCCCGATCCTCAGCATGGCCGAGCAGCTGGCCCACAACGGCGCGGATTTCCAGTTGCACTACTGCGCCCGTTCGGCCGAGCGCGCAGCCTTTGTCCCGCGCCTGCAGCAATCGCCGTTCGCCGAGCGGGTCAGCCTGCATTTCGACCAACAGCCCGAAACGGCCCTGGATATCGCACACGCCCTGGCCGCGCCAGCGGATGATCTGCACCTGTATGTCTGCGGCCCCGGCGGCTTCATGCAGCACGTGCTGGACAGCGCCCGAGCCCTGGGCTGGAAGGAACAATGCCTGCACCGCGAGTACTTCAGCGCCGCGCCCGTGGACCACGGCAGCGATGGCAGCTTCGCGGTCAAACTGGCCAGCAGCGGCCAGGTATTCCAGGTGCCGGCCGATCGCAGCGTGATCCAGGTGCTGCAGGACCAGGGCATCGAGGTCGCGATTTCCTGCGAACAAGGGATCTGCGGCACCTGCCTGACCCGGGTGCTGGAAGGGGTGCCGGAGCACCGCGACCTGTTCCTCACCGAGGAAGAACAGGCGTGCAACGATCAGTTCACGCCCTGCTGCTCCCGGGCCAAGACCCCGTTGCTGGTGCTCGACCTCTAG
- a CDS encoding aromatic ring-hydroxylating oxygenase subunit alpha, with protein MYPKNAWYVACTPDELQGKPLGRQICGERMVFYRAHEGRVAAVEDFCPHRGAPLSLGYVENGNLVCGYHGLVMGCDGKTVEMPGQRVRGFPCNKTFAAVERYGFIWVWPGDQALADPALIHHLEWADNQEWAYGGGLFHIQCDYRLMIDNLMDLTHETYVHASSIGQKEIDEAPPQTTVDGDQVVTARHMHNVMPPPFWRMALRGNQLADDVPVDRWQICRFTPPSHVLIEVGVAHAGHGGYDAPAAFKASSIVVDFITPESDTSIWYFWGMARNFNPQDQALTASIREGQGKIFSEDLEMLERQQQNLLAQPQRSLLKLNIDAGGVQSRRVLERLIAQEREPREALIAASR; from the coding sequence ATGTACCCCAAGAATGCCTGGTACGTTGCCTGCACCCCCGATGAACTACAGGGCAAGCCCCTGGGCCGGCAGATCTGCGGCGAACGAATGGTGTTCTATCGCGCCCACGAAGGCCGGGTAGCCGCCGTCGAGGACTTCTGCCCCCATCGCGGCGCCCCGCTGTCGCTGGGTTATGTCGAGAACGGCAACCTGGTGTGCGGCTACCACGGCCTGGTGATGGGTTGCGACGGCAAGACCGTGGAAATGCCCGGCCAGCGGGTACGCGGCTTTCCCTGCAACAAGACCTTCGCCGCGGTCGAGCGCTACGGTTTCATCTGGGTCTGGCCCGGCGATCAGGCCCTGGCCGACCCGGCGCTGATCCATCATCTGGAATGGGCCGACAACCAAGAGTGGGCCTACGGCGGCGGGCTGTTCCACATCCAGTGCGACTACCGGCTGATGATCGATAACCTGATGGACCTGACCCACGAAACCTACGTCCACGCCTCCAGCATCGGCCAGAAGGAAATCGACGAGGCACCGCCGCAGACCACGGTGGACGGCGATCAAGTGGTCACCGCCCGGCACATGCACAACGTCATGCCGCCGCCGTTCTGGCGCATGGCCCTGCGCGGCAACCAACTGGCCGACGACGTGCCGGTGGACCGCTGGCAGATCTGCCGCTTCACCCCGCCCAGCCATGTGCTGATCGAAGTCGGCGTGGCCCACGCCGGCCACGGTGGCTACGACGCCCCCGCGGCCTTCAAGGCATCGAGCATCGTGGTGGATTTCATCACCCCCGAAAGCGACACCTCGATCTGGTACTTCTGGGGCATGGCGCGCAACTTCAACCCCCAGGACCAGGCCCTCACCGCCAGCATCCGCGAAGGCCAGGGCAAGATCTTCAGCGAAGACCTGGAGATGCTCGAACGCCAGCAGCAGAACCTGCTCGCCCAACCCCAGCGCAGCCTGCTCAAGTTGAATATCGACGCCGGCGGCGTGCAGTCGCGGCGCGTGCTGGAACGCCTGATCGCCCAGGAGCGCGAGCCCCGGGAAGCGTTGATCGCCGCAAGCCGTTAA
- a CDS encoding MalY/PatB family protein: MSFDFDTLHPRHGTGSTKWSRYPEDVLPMWVADMDFAVADGILQALRQRLEHPLLGYSVASDELRDAVVADLWDKYAWRVQPDELIFLPGVEPGFNMALHAFVKPGQSVVVQTPNYRPLRLAPGNWGLDKVEVPFQLNAEGTYDTPMNALRQALQGAGAMLLSNPHNPLGKVFPREELQAVANACLEQGALIISDEIHAELCFDGRRHIPTASLSPEIARRTITLMSASKAYNIAGMKTCFAIVQDPATRLAFNSARAGMVDSVSPLGLEATLAALTHGGPWLQALLGYLQGNRDYLLHAVQTRLPGIRMHAPQGTFLAWLDCSALGLADPYAFFLKEAKVGLSAGLEFGDDCGQFVRLNFGCPRALLEEGIQRLQDSLQRR, encoded by the coding sequence ATGAGCTTCGATTTCGATACCCTGCACCCCCGCCATGGCACCGGCAGCACCAAATGGAGCCGCTACCCCGAGGATGTCCTGCCGATGTGGGTGGCCGACATGGATTTCGCCGTGGCCGACGGCATCCTCCAGGCCTTGCGCCAGCGCCTGGAACACCCGCTGCTGGGCTACAGCGTGGCCAGCGACGAATTGCGCGATGCGGTGGTCGCCGACCTCTGGGACAAGTACGCCTGGCGCGTGCAGCCCGACGAGCTGATTTTCCTTCCCGGGGTCGAGCCCGGCTTCAACATGGCCCTGCACGCCTTCGTCAAACCCGGGCAATCGGTGGTGGTGCAAACCCCCAACTATCGCCCGCTGCGCCTGGCCCCTGGCAACTGGGGCCTGGACAAGGTCGAAGTGCCGTTCCAGCTCAACGCCGAGGGCACCTACGACACCCCGATGAATGCGCTGCGCCAGGCCCTGCAAGGCGCCGGCGCGATGCTCCTGAGCAACCCGCACAACCCGCTGGGCAAGGTCTTCCCCCGGGAAGAGCTGCAGGCGGTGGCCAACGCCTGCCTGGAACAAGGGGCGCTGATCATTTCCGACGAGATCCATGCCGAACTGTGCTTCGACGGCCGCCGGCACATCCCCACCGCGTCCCTGAGCCCGGAAATCGCCCGCCGCACCATCACCCTGATGTCGGCCAGCAAGGCCTACAACATCGCCGGGATGAAGACCTGCTTCGCCATCGTCCAGGACCCGGCCACCCGCCTGGCCTTCAACAGCGCCCGCGCCGGCATGGTGGACAGCGTCAGCCCCCTGGGCCTGGAAGCGACCCTGGCCGCCCTGACCCACGGTGGCCCCTGGCTGCAGGCGCTGCTCGGCTACCTGCAAGGCAACCGCGACTACCTGCTGCACGCGGTGCAGACCCGCCTGCCGGGCATCCGCATGCACGCCCCCCAGGGCACTTTTCTGGCCTGGCTCGATTGCAGCGCCCTGGGCCTTGCCGACCCCTACGCCTTCTTCCTCAAGGAAGCCAAGGTCGGCCTCAGCGCCGGGCTGGAGTTCGGCGACGACTGCGGGCAGTTCGTGCGCCTGAACTTCGGCTGCCCGCGGGCTTTGCTCGAAGAAGGCATCCAGCGCCTGCAAGACAGCCTGCAACGGCGCTGA
- a CDS encoding pyruvate carboxyltransferase translates to MKLENGIRYRDFSVPYLVDETLREGIERTAFPITVDAKLSILKSMVEAGLRDFVVGCGPEEPLVWDRLHRARQAGELPADTQATFIVLLNCWETALAYFKARAHRREWIADTVFSFGMITYRQNDREFERAIQAFRDIGAVKFKASVLNNFRNGVCEQRYAEICRQIDWAVNLGVEIIRINDSVGSLQPHVTRWLCSKLVADYPRLVFCLHAHNDNGLALANTMQAIQCGFQMVEGALAGFGNRSGIAPLEQVVKLCRDNNIKLGAHPLELDKLIEAARYCEEKFLQLPGIYRPVSGKFETLSNYGVLNIPDFLETQDENAYFVNYVGLHPQTLRQALADYSSLSTPVAEIADEELWPIVESLKEEMRASMADIEVRYQHALDGVMEFYRSCTYSPMHLARYAERQLRQEQSAHG, encoded by the coding sequence ATGAAACTCGAAAATGGAATTCGCTACCGTGATTTTTCCGTCCCCTATCTGGTGGATGAAACACTTCGCGAGGGTATTGAACGCACTGCCTTTCCCATTACGGTGGACGCCAAGTTATCCATCCTCAAGTCCATGGTCGAGGCCGGCCTGCGGGATTTCGTGGTGGGCTGCGGACCGGAGGAGCCGCTGGTCTGGGACCGGTTGCACCGGGCACGGCAAGCCGGCGAATTGCCGGCCGATACCCAGGCCACGTTCATCGTCCTGTTGAACTGCTGGGAAACCGCCTTGGCTTATTTCAAGGCCCGGGCTCATCGACGGGAATGGATTGCCGACACCGTCTTCAGCTTCGGCATGATCACCTACAGGCAGAACGATCGTGAGTTCGAGCGTGCAATCCAGGCGTTTCGCGACATCGGCGCCGTCAAGTTCAAGGCCAGTGTGCTCAACAACTTCCGCAACGGGGTGTGCGAGCAGCGCTATGCCGAGATCTGCCGGCAGATCGACTGGGCCGTCAACCTGGGTGTGGAGATCATTCGCATCAACGACTCCGTGGGCTCGCTGCAGCCCCATGTGACCCGCTGGTTGTGCTCGAAGCTGGTGGCGGATTACCCGCGCCTGGTGTTCTGCCTGCACGCCCATAACGACAACGGGCTGGCCCTGGCCAATACCATGCAGGCGATCCAATGCGGCTTTCAGATGGTTGAAGGGGCCTTGGCCGGATTTGGCAACCGCTCCGGAATCGCCCCGCTGGAACAAGTCGTGAAGTTGTGTCGGGACAACAATATAAAGTTGGGCGCGCACCCGTTGGAACTGGACAAGTTGATCGAAGCCGCTCGTTATTGTGAGGAAAAGTTCCTGCAGTTGCCTGGTATCTATCGTCCGGTAAGTGGCAAGTTTGAAACACTTTCCAATTACGGTGTCTTGAATATTCCGGACTTTCTGGAAACTCAGGATGAGAACGCTTACTTCGTCAATTATGTAGGCCTGCATCCACAGACCCTCCGCCAGGCCCTGGCCGATTATTCATCGCTAAGTACCCCTGTTGCCGAGATTGCGGATGAGGAGCTTTGGCCTATCGTCGAAAGCCTGAAAGAGGAAATGCGCGCCTCGATGGCGGATATCGAAGTCCGTTATCAGCACGCGCTGGACGGGGTGATGGAGTTCTATCGTTCCTGTACCTACAGCCCGATGCATCTGGCCCGCTATGCCGAGCGCCAGCTCCGTCAGGAGCAATCGGCCCATGGATAA